A part of Bacillus thuringiensis genomic DNA contains:
- a CDS encoding FtsX-like permease family protein, producing MLFKLSRHSMKKMLKDYMVLLIGLVISISIFYMFQTMAMNSEFTKDNSLISSIRLVFWVGAILLSFITVFYIIYANSFLLTLRRKELGMYMMLGAKKKKVAQLLFIETFGMGIVSIIIGILVGMLLASVAGNFLMNGMEISAKGSYSSVYTPAILVTAIFFLILFFITGLMNSIRLLRKTELELIREDETLDEVKKSKTRIIVMTVLGVLLVSTGYYFMINIKMFAEIGFIIATIVTTLGTYFIFSSLLPFFVMKIKGNKKRNEMGLNSFTYAQLRFRVNSLSRVLGTVAMLIALGAGAMTAGMAFQKNVGIMTDFSRVYDVVIHDPNDQDTAALKEMEIVEESKYKYKVDGEAVYYLRNDLTAKPPLVSDHFDTKTLKEPARKRVAEPLTEPVYSALEAPEAANKFPRMPRDWEDAVVREIQITHNQFNGKPVRIADEEHYKAVQGTEHSVTLAKVDDMKKYKPLLLDIDKRQKELIEKTTGAKVELYTKMTIYQFMNSFMSGTMFMGFFLGIAFLAMMASSLMFKILTGASRDVRRYEMLRKIGVRRSMLTKSIYKEISYLFIFPAIIGISHVLVGLNLFSFILVDPFVKVWVPIGIFLVIYFIYYWITVQLYKGMVMPKEEVAK from the coding sequence ATGTTATTCAAATTATCACGTCATAGTATGAAAAAGATGTTAAAAGATTATATGGTTTTACTTATTGGTCTCGTTATTAGTATTAGTATCTTCTACATGTTCCAAACGATGGCGATGAATAGTGAATTTACGAAGGATAATAGTCTTATTAGTAGTATTAGACTCGTATTCTGGGTAGGGGCAATACTATTATCTTTCATTACTGTATTTTATATTATATATGCCAATTCTTTCTTACTCACATTAAGAAGAAAAGAACTTGGAATGTACATGATGCTCGGTGCGAAAAAGAAAAAAGTAGCACAGTTATTATTTATTGAAACATTCGGTATGGGTATTGTCAGTATTATTATTGGGATCTTAGTAGGGATGTTACTTGCAAGTGTAGCAGGAAACTTTTTAATGAATGGTATGGAAATTTCAGCAAAAGGTAGTTATTCATCTGTATATACACCAGCAATTTTAGTTACAGCTATTTTCTTCTTAATACTATTTTTTATTACTGGTTTGATGAATAGCATCCGGTTATTACGTAAAACAGAACTAGAGTTGATTCGTGAAGATGAAACACTAGATGAAGTGAAGAAAAGTAAAACTCGCATTATTGTAATGACTGTACTTGGTGTATTACTAGTAAGTACAGGATACTACTTTATGATAAATATAAAAATGTTTGCTGAAATCGGTTTTATAATAGCGACAATCGTTACAACACTTGGAACATATTTTATCTTTAGTTCATTGCTCCCATTTTTTGTGATGAAAATTAAAGGGAATAAAAAACGAAATGAAATGGGCTTAAATAGTTTTACATATGCACAGCTACGCTTTCGTGTAAATAGTTTATCGAGAGTATTAGGTACGGTAGCGATGTTAATTGCATTAGGCGCAGGTGCGATGACGGCAGGGATGGCATTTCAAAAAAATGTCGGTATTATGACAGACTTTTCTCGTGTATATGATGTCGTAATTCATGATCCAAATGATCAAGATACAGCGGCCTTAAAAGAAATGGAGATTGTGGAAGAAAGCAAGTATAAGTATAAAGTAGATGGAGAAGCGGTGTATTATTTACGTAACGACTTAACTGCGAAACCACCACTCGTTTCCGATCACTTTGATACAAAAACTTTAAAAGAGCCTGCTCGTAAACGTGTGGCTGAGCCTTTAACTGAACCTGTTTATTCTGCTTTGGAAGCTCCCGAAGCAGCCAATAAATTTCCTCGTATGCCAAGGGATTGGGAAGATGCGGTTGTAAGAGAAATACAAATTACACATAATCAATTTAACGGAAAACCTGTAAGAATTGCTGATGAAGAACACTACAAAGCCGTTCAAGGAACGGAACATAGTGTAACATTAGCAAAAGTAGACGATATGAAAAAATATAAACCGTTGTTGCTCGATATAGATAAGAGACAAAAAGAATTAATTGAAAAAACAACAGGCGCAAAAGTAGAACTGTATACAAAAATGACAATTTATCAGTTTATGAACAGTTTCATGAGTGGAACAATGTTTATGGGATTCTTCCTCGGAATTGCCTTTTTAGCAATGATGGCAAGTTCGCTTATGTTCAAAATATTAACAGGTGCTTCTCGTGATGTACGCCGTTATGAAATGTTACGAAAAATCGGTGTAAGACGTAGTATGTTAACGAAAAGTATTTATAAAGAGATTTCATATTTATTTATCTTCCCAGCAATTATTGGAATTTCCCACGTGTTAGTAGGGCTTAACTTATTCAGTTTTATATTAGTTGACCCGTTTGTAAAAGTGTGGGTGCCAATAGGAATCTTCTTAGTCATTTATTTCATCTATTACTGGATTACTGTTCAACTTTATAAAGGTATGGTAATGCCGAAAGAAGAAGTAGCGAAATAG
- a CDS encoding YdbC family protein, producing MLLKTIYCKVEEEKKELFSMAQEKWRDIQHLDGFHGQLGGWNEDEACVFTLWEDQNAYQSFMNGAHDTIYVNSNQKDTFLSCEIELFQTLYDINDLPLKDVVKEGSFVRVAICDVMGGMEKQFLHKQETIWNKGMEKAKGMLAGVIGKSLKTGNRYIVLTYWKDEMAHQNYVEEILPELYKLANIHEDLENIRGKQAVCKEEWFVY from the coding sequence ATGTTACTAAAAACAATATACTGTAAGGTAGAAGAAGAGAAAAAAGAGTTATTTTCAATGGCACAAGAAAAATGGCGTGATATACAGCATTTAGATGGATTTCATGGACAATTGGGTGGATGGAATGAAGATGAGGCATGTGTATTTACTTTATGGGAAGATCAAAATGCATATCAATCATTTATGAATGGTGCTCACGATACCATTTATGTAAATAGTAATCAAAAGGATACGTTTCTTTCATGTGAAATTGAATTATTTCAAACGTTGTATGATATAAATGATTTGCCTTTGAAAGACGTTGTTAAAGAAGGATCATTCGTAAGAGTTGCTATATGTGATGTAATGGGGGGAATGGAAAAGCAGTTTTTACATAAACAAGAAACAATTTGGAATAAAGGGATGGAAAAAGCAAAAGGGATGCTAGCTGGAGTTATTGGGAAATCTTTAAAAACTGGAAATCGTTACATAGTGTTAACTTATTGGAAAGATGAAATGGCACATCAAAATTATGTAGAAGAGATTCTCCCTGAGCTGTATAAACTAGCTAATATTCATGAGGATTTAGAAAATATAAGAGGTAAACAAGCTGTATGTAAGGAAGAGTGGTTTGTATATTAA
- the thrS gene encoding threonine--tRNA ligase translates to MKEQMIEIKFPDGSLKEFVKGITLEEIAGSISSSLKKKAVEGKVNDQLFDLRRNIENNAKVEIITLDSDEGAEIARHSAAHILAQAVKRMYGNVNLGVGPVIENGFYYDMDLPSSVNVEDLPKIEKEMKKIINENVKIERVEVSREEAKKLFQEMNDHLKLELLEAIPSEESVTLYKQGEFVDLCRGPHLPSTGYLKAFQLTHVSGAYWRGDSNNQVLQRIYGVAFSSQKELEEYLHFVEEAAKRNHRKLGSELELFMFSEEAPGMPFYLPKGQIIRNELEAFLREIQKEYKYQEVRTPFMMNQELWEKSGHWGHYKDNMYFSEVDNKSFALKPMNCPGHMLMFKNKLHSYRELPIRMCEFGQVHRHEFSGALNGLLRVRTFCQDDAHLFVTPEQIEDEIKSVMAQIDYVYKTFGFEYEVELSTRPEDSMGDDKLWEQAEAALENVLHSLNYKYRLNEGDGAFYGPKIDFHIKDALNRSHQCGTIQLDFQMPEKFDLNYIDEKNEKKRPVVIHRAVLGSLDRFLAILIEHFGGAFPAWVAPVQVKVIPVSNAVHVQYADEVADKLAQAGARVERDVRDEKLGYKIREAQMQKVPYVLVIGDKEMENGSVNVRKYGEEKSDVIELDMFVESMKEEINNRK, encoded by the coding sequence ATGAAAGAACAGATGATTGAAATTAAATTTCCAGATGGTAGTCTTAAAGAATTTGTCAAAGGAATTACTTTAGAAGAAATTGCTGGATCCATTAGCAGTAGTTTAAAAAAGAAAGCAGTCGAGGGGAAAGTAAATGATCAGTTATTTGATTTACGCCGAAACATTGAAAATAATGCGAAAGTAGAAATCATTACTCTAGATTCAGACGAAGGGGCAGAGATTGCAAGGCATTCCGCGGCACATATTTTAGCGCAAGCTGTAAAGAGAATGTATGGTAATGTAAACCTTGGTGTAGGGCCTGTTATTGAAAATGGATTTTATTATGATATGGATCTTCCGAGTAGTGTGAACGTAGAAGATTTACCGAAAATCGAAAAAGAAATGAAAAAAATTATAAATGAAAATGTAAAAATAGAACGAGTTGAAGTCTCAAGAGAAGAGGCGAAAAAACTGTTTCAAGAAATGAATGATCACCTGAAATTAGAATTGTTAGAAGCAATTCCTAGTGAGGAAAGTGTAACACTATATAAACAAGGTGAATTTGTAGATTTATGTAGAGGACCACATTTACCGTCAACAGGCTATTTGAAAGCCTTCCAATTAACTCACGTTTCTGGTGCATATTGGCGAGGTGATAGTAACAATCAAGTGCTTCAGCGTATATATGGCGTTGCGTTCTCTTCTCAAAAAGAATTAGAAGAGTATTTACATTTCGTTGAAGAAGCAGCAAAAAGAAATCATCGTAAGCTAGGTAGTGAGCTAGAGTTATTTATGTTTTCAGAAGAGGCTCCGGGAATGCCATTTTATTTACCGAAAGGACAGATTATCCGAAATGAATTAGAAGCATTTTTAAGAGAAATTCAAAAAGAGTATAAGTATCAAGAAGTACGTACTCCGTTTATGATGAACCAAGAATTATGGGAGAAATCAGGGCACTGGGGACATTACAAGGATAACATGTATTTCTCAGAGGTAGACAATAAAAGCTTTGCATTAAAACCGATGAATTGTCCTGGTCATATGCTAATGTTTAAAAATAAATTACACTCTTATCGCGAATTGCCAATTCGTATGTGTGAGTTCGGTCAAGTACACCGACACGAATTTAGCGGGGCATTAAACGGATTATTAAGAGTACGTACTTTCTGCCAAGATGATGCTCATTTATTTGTAACTCCAGAACAAATTGAAGATGAAATTAAATCCGTAATGGCGCAAATTGATTACGTTTATAAAACTTTTGGATTCGAATATGAAGTAGAACTTTCTACTCGTCCAGAAGATTCAATGGGTGATGATAAGTTATGGGAGCAAGCAGAAGCAGCATTAGAAAATGTATTACATTCATTGAATTATAAATATAGACTAAATGAAGGTGACGGTGCATTTTACGGACCGAAAATAGATTTTCATATTAAAGACGCTTTAAATAGAAGTCATCAGTGCGGAACAATTCAGCTAGATTTCCAAATGCCAGAGAAGTTTGATTTAAATTATATAGATGAGAAGAATGAAAAGAAAAGACCAGTTGTCATTCACCGAGCAGTATTAGGATCTTTAGATCGTTTCTTAGCAATATTAATTGAGCACTTTGGAGGTGCGTTCCCGGCATGGGTAGCACCAGTTCAAGTGAAAGTCATTCCAGTTTCGAATGCAGTCCATGTACAATATGCAGATGAAGTTGCAGATAAATTAGCACAAGCTGGTGCTCGTGTGGAACGAGATGTTCGAGATGAAAAGTTAGGATATAAAATAAGAGAAGCACAAATGCAAAAAGTTCCTTATGTTCTTGTTATTGGGGATAAGGAAATGGAGAACGGATCTGTAAATGTACGTAAATATGGGGAAGAAAAATCAGATGTAATTGAACTAGATATGTTTGTGGAAAGTATGAAAGAGGAAATAAATAATCGGAAATAA
- a CDS encoding S8 family peptidase, with translation MKNKIIVFLSVLSFIIGGFFFNTNTSSAETSSTDYVPNQLIVKFKQNAALSNVQSFHKSVGANVLSKDDKLGFEVVQFSKGTVKEKIKSYKNNPDVEYAEPNYYVHAFWTPNDPYFNNQYGLQKIQAPQAWDSQRSDPGVKVAIIDTGVQGSHPDLASKVIYGHDYVDNDNTSDDGNGHGTHCAGITGALTNNSVGIAGVAPQTSIYAVRVLDNQGSGTLDAVAQGIREAADSGAKVISLSLGAPNGGTALQQAVQYAWNKGSVIVAAAGNAGNTKANYPAYYSEVIAVASTDQADKKSSFSTYGSWVDVAAPGSNIYSTYKGSTYQSLSGTSMATPHVAGVAALLANQGYSNTQIRQIIESTSDKISGTGTYWKNGRVNAFKAVQYAKQLQENKAS, from the coding sequence TTGAAAAACAAAATCATTGTTTTCCTATCAGTTTTATCATTTATCATTGGTGGTTTCTTCTTTAACACGAATACTTCAAGCGCTGAAACATCATCTACTGATTACGTTCCTAACCAATTAATCGTTAAGTTCAAGCAAAATGCAGCTTTAAGTAATGTGCAATCTTTTCATAAATCTGTCGGAGCTAATGTCTTATCTAAAGATGATAAATTAGGTTTTGAAGTCGTTCAATTTTCAAAAGGTACTGTAAAAGAAAAAATAAAGAGTTATAAAAATAATCCAGATGTAGAATATGCAGAACCGAATTATTACGTTCATGCCTTTTGGACTCCAAACGACCCATATTTTAATAATCAATACGGATTACAAAAAATTCAAGCTCCACAAGCTTGGGATAGCCAACGAAGTGATCCTGGTGTAAAAGTAGCTATTATTGATACAGGAGTTCAAGGCTCACATCCTGATTTGGCTTCAAAAGTAATTTACGGGCATGATTATGTTGATAATGACAATACATCTGATGATGGTAATGGTCATGGTACGCATTGTGCTGGAATTACTGGAGCACTTACGAATAATAGTGTCGGAATTGCTGGTGTTGCCCCACAAACTTCAATTTATGCTGTCCGCGTATTAGATAATCAAGGAAGTGGTACTCTTGATGCTGTAGCGCAAGGTATTCGAGAAGCTGCTGATTCGGGTGCAAAAGTAATTAGTTTAAGTTTAGGAGCTCCAAATGGTGGTACTGCATTACAACAAGCCGTTCAATATGCATGGAATAAAGGCTCTGTTATAGTTGCAGCTGCTGGAAATGCTGGAAATACAAAAGCTAATTACCCTGCTTATTACAGCGAAGTGATTGCAGTTGCTTCTACAGATCAAGCAGATAAGAAATCTTCATTTTCTACTTATGGTAGCTGGGTAGATGTTGCAGCACCAGGTTCAAATATATATTCCACATATAAAGGAAGCACGTATCAATCATTAAGTGGTACATCTATGGCAACACCTCATGTTGCAGGAGTCGCTGCCCTTTTAGCAAATCAAGGATATAGCAATACACAAATCCGCCAAATTATTGAGTCAACTTCTGATAAAATTAGTGGTACAGGTACGTACTGGAAAAATGGTAGAGTCAATGCATTTAAGGCTGTACAATACGCTAAGCAATTACAAGAAAATAAAGCTTCTTAA
- a CDS encoding alanine/glycine:cation symporter family protein, with the protein METVSTVLEQINHYVWGLPTLLLLVGTGIILTVRLKGLQFSKLLYAHKLAFKKSEDTSSSGDISHFQALMTAMAATIGMGNIAGVATAVTIGGPGAIFWMWITALFGMATKYAEAILAVKYRVSNENGEYSGGPMYYLERGLGKKWLAVLFAIFGTTASFGIGNMVQSNSVAEAMRINFSFPPALTGIFMSFLIAIVILGGVKKIGKVTGYIVPIKAFFYINAGLIIIFYHYDQIPEAFSLIFSGAFTGTAAAGGFIGATVASAIQIGMARGVFANEAGLGSAPIAAAAAKTDSPAKQALVSMTGTFLDTFIVCTITGLVLITTGAWKSGKTGVEATTLAFQSVFGTAGSMILGIAIILFAYSTILGWSYYGEKCVAYLFGEGAVKYYKAIFIVMIAVGANLKLGIVWTFADIANGLMAIPNLIGLIGLSGIVVAETNRFLQAEKLKENNKKQAS; encoded by the coding sequence ATGGAAACAGTAAGTACAGTATTAGAACAAATCAATCACTATGTGTGGGGATTACCAACGTTGTTGTTACTCGTTGGTACTGGTATCATTCTCACAGTGCGTTTAAAGGGTTTACAGTTTAGTAAACTATTATACGCTCACAAACTAGCATTTAAAAAATCAGAAGATACATCTTCCTCTGGAGATATTAGCCACTTCCAAGCACTTATGACAGCTATGGCAGCAACGATTGGTATGGGAAATATAGCCGGTGTTGCAACTGCGGTGACAATCGGTGGACCCGGTGCAATCTTTTGGATGTGGATTACTGCGTTGTTCGGTATGGCAACAAAGTATGCTGAAGCAATTCTTGCGGTGAAATACCGTGTTAGTAATGAAAATGGTGAATATTCAGGTGGACCAATGTACTATTTAGAACGTGGTTTAGGTAAGAAATGGCTTGCTGTTTTATTCGCCATATTCGGTACAACTGCTTCTTTCGGTATCGGTAATATGGTGCAATCTAACTCAGTTGCAGAGGCAATGCGAATTAATTTCTCTTTCCCTCCTGCTCTAACTGGTATATTCATGTCGTTTTTAATCGCTATTGTTATTTTAGGCGGTGTGAAAAAAATTGGGAAAGTGACAGGATATATCGTTCCTATTAAAGCTTTCTTTTATATCAATGCTGGTCTTATTATTATTTTCTATCACTATGATCAAATTCCAGAAGCATTCTCACTTATTTTTTCTGGCGCATTTACTGGTACTGCAGCTGCTGGTGGTTTTATTGGCGCAACAGTTGCATCAGCTATTCAAATCGGAATGGCGCGCGGTGTATTTGCGAACGAAGCTGGTTTAGGGAGTGCCCCTATTGCCGCAGCTGCCGCAAAAACTGATTCACCTGCAAAGCAAGCTTTAGTTTCTATGACTGGTACTTTTCTAGATACGTTTATTGTATGTACCATTACAGGGCTAGTATTAATTACTACAGGTGCATGGAAGTCAGGAAAAACCGGCGTTGAAGCAACAACACTTGCGTTCCAATCTGTATTTGGCACTGCTGGTAGTATGATTCTTGGTATCGCAATTATATTATTTGCCTACTCTACTATTTTAGGATGGTCGTATTACGGCGAGAAATGCGTGGCTTATTTATTTGGAGAAGGTGCTGTTAAATATTATAAAGCAATCTTTATCGTCATGATTGCTGTTGGGGCTAATTTAAAACTAGGTATTGTATGGACATTTGCTGATATTGCAAATGGACTTATGGCGATTCCAAACTTAATAGGGCTAATTGGTTTAAGTGGCATAGTTGTTGCTGAAACGAATCGCTTTTTACAAGCAGAGAAATTGAAAGAAAATAATAAAAAACAGGCAAGTTAA
- a CDS encoding DinB family protein: MKDYILKQFDYHAWANTRLFNRLKELPNYETIFNEQIPSVFPSIKDTFVHIYITDQVWLHILHGKSMNEAIQDRENLRKQIETKSLHELEKMFENMANQYKDFLITIQDVNAVFVIENPYAGALETSILELVQHVVNHGTYHRGNITAMIRQLGHSSTMMDFVLYLHMVKKQGE; this comes from the coding sequence TTGAAAGATTATATATTAAAACAGTTTGATTACCACGCTTGGGCTAATACTAGATTATTCAATCGATTAAAAGAGTTACCAAACTATGAGACAATTTTTAATGAGCAGATACCGAGTGTATTCCCATCCATTAAGGATACTTTTGTTCATATTTATATTACAGATCAAGTGTGGTTACACATATTGCATGGTAAAAGTATGAATGAAGCAATACAAGACCGAGAAAATTTACGAAAACAAATTGAAACTAAATCGTTACATGAATTAGAAAAAATGTTTGAAAACATGGCAAATCAATATAAAGACTTTTTAATTACAATACAAGATGTGAATGCTGTATTTGTTATTGAGAACCCATATGCAGGGGCATTAGAAACTTCAATTTTAGAGTTAGTACAACATGTCGTAAATCATGGTACATATCATAGAGGAAATATAACAGCGATGATCCGTCAACTTGGTCATTCGTCGACAATGATGGATTTTGTACTGTATTTACATATGGTTAAAAAGCAGGGAGAGTAA
- a CDS encoding DUF3891 family protein produces the protein MIFREKNEKESILIRQHNHGFLAGEIAKHIKEDFFEGKTYVKETVDAIYEHDRGWIELDKVPILNDAKNIPYTFMDCPSPLRFVFYTIGLNEIENSNPYGALLCSKHFLSFPLNEEDEEMMSFYKHELERQKRILKTLTKEQFAMFDKHYRLLKFCDELSLYVCMNKPGVKKKDEIDLFKDGFEGTEMFNSKDEKLIQAEWVDEETIRITPFPFQTEFHTYVKYKTINKHEMKEKGIAKVDRESETKKQIIRFIQ, from the coding sequence ATGATTTTTCGTGAAAAAAATGAGAAAGAAAGTATATTAATTCGTCAACATAATCATGGTTTTTTAGCTGGAGAGATTGCAAAGCATATAAAAGAAGACTTTTTTGAAGGTAAAACATATGTAAAAGAAACAGTTGATGCAATATATGAGCATGACAGAGGATGGATAGAGCTAGATAAAGTACCAATTTTAAATGATGCTAAAAATATTCCATATACATTTATGGATTGTCCAAGCCCATTACGTTTTGTTTTTTATACGATTGGTTTGAATGAAATTGAAAATTCTAATCCATACGGGGCATTGCTTTGCAGTAAACATTTTTTATCATTTCCACTAAACGAGGAAGATGAAGAGATGATGTCATTTTATAAACATGAATTAGAACGGCAAAAAAGAATTTTGAAAACGTTAACAAAGGAACAGTTTGCGATGTTTGATAAACATTATAGATTATTAAAGTTTTGTGATGAACTTTCTTTATACGTATGTATGAATAAGCCTGGTGTAAAAAAGAAAGATGAAATTGATTTATTTAAAGATGGTTTTGAAGGAACAGAAATGTTTAATAGTAAGGATGAGAAACTTATTCAAGCTGAATGGGTGGACGAGGAAACAATTCGGATTACACCATTTCCATTTCAAACGGAATTTCATACGTATGTAAAATATAAAACGATAAATAAACATGAAATGAAAGAAAAAGGGATTGCAAAGGTTGATAGAGAATCGGAAACGAAGAAACAAATTATTCGTTTCATACAATAG
- a CDS encoding ABC transporter ATP-binding protein — MSTNVVTVESVEKTYGKRNENQSKALRGVSLSIKEGEFVGIMGPSGSGKTTLLNVISTLDQATGGSVTIAGTNITSMKGNALSDFRSQKLGFIFQDFNLLENLSIYENIALPLSLQGVPSSEITGKVNEVAKKLGITEILTKYPTAVSGGQKQRTAAARALVHNPAIVLADEPTGALDSKNAKSLLEAMQDLHENHNVSILMVTHDAFSASYCERILFIQDGLLYKELKRQGTRESFYQDILGVLAHMGSAAESK; from the coding sequence ATGTCAACAAATGTAGTTACTGTAGAAAGTGTAGAAAAAACGTATGGGAAAAGAAATGAGAATCAGTCAAAGGCATTAAGGGGTGTGTCATTAAGTATTAAAGAAGGGGAGTTTGTCGGGATCATGGGTCCTTCTGGATCTGGAAAAACGACTTTACTTAATGTGATTAGTACATTAGATCAAGCAACGGGTGGCAGTGTGACAATAGCTGGTACAAATATTACTTCTATGAAGGGGAATGCATTATCAGATTTTCGATCTCAAAAATTAGGGTTCATCTTTCAAGATTTTAACTTACTAGAAAACTTATCAATTTATGAAAATATCGCTTTACCGCTTTCTCTGCAAGGCGTACCTTCAAGTGAGATTACTGGAAAGGTGAATGAGGTTGCGAAGAAATTAGGGATTACTGAAATTTTAACGAAATATCCAACTGCTGTTTCTGGTGGACAAAAGCAAAGAACAGCGGCAGCACGAGCTTTAGTACATAATCCAGCAATCGTATTAGCAGATGAACCGACAGGAGCGCTTGATAGTAAAAATGCAAAAAGCCTATTAGAAGCAATGCAAGATTTACATGAAAATCACAATGTAAGTATTTTAATGGTAACGCATGATGCATTTAGTGCGAGTTATTGTGAACGTATTTTATTTATTCAAGATGGTCTTCTTTATAAAGAGTTAAAGCGCCAAGGAACGCGGGAAAGTTTCTATCAAGATATTTTAGGTGTGCTCGCTCATATGGGCTCAGCTGCTGAGTCTAAGTAG
- a CDS encoding pseudouridine synthase yields MRINKFISEAGKASRRGADKLINERRVIINGKVAKIGDQVNPGDDVRVNGEQLRIARDHVYIALNKPVGITCTSEKAVKGNIIDLVNHPLRISHIGRLDKDSDGLILLTNDGDIVNEILRAENKHEKEYIVSVDKPITPDFLEKMAAGVKILGTKTLPCEITQLSKYEFNIILTQGLNRQIRRMCEALGYQVYTLKRTRIMNIELNNLPVGQWRDLSKKEKRRLFSDLNYEPQDW; encoded by the coding sequence TTGCGTATCAATAAATTTATTAGTGAAGCTGGAAAAGCGTCTCGACGTGGAGCAGATAAATTAATTAATGAGAGAAGAGTAATTATTAACGGTAAGGTTGCAAAAATTGGTGACCAAGTAAATCCAGGTGATGATGTGCGCGTAAATGGAGAGCAACTTCGTATTGCTCGAGATCACGTATATATTGCTTTAAATAAACCAGTAGGTATTACATGTACGAGTGAAAAAGCTGTAAAAGGTAACATTATCGATTTAGTGAACCATCCTTTACGAATTAGCCATATTGGACGTCTTGATAAAGACTCAGACGGTTTAATTTTGTTAACGAATGATGGTGATATCGTTAATGAAATTTTACGTGCTGAAAACAAACATGAGAAAGAATATATCGTTTCAGTAGATAAGCCAATTACACCTGATTTCTTAGAAAAAATGGCAGCTGGTGTGAAAATTTTAGGAACAAAAACGCTTCCTTGTGAGATCACACAGTTATCAAAATATGAGTTCAACATTATTTTAACGCAAGGGCTAAATCGCCAAATTCGTCGTATGTGTGAAGCTTTAGGTTATCAAGTATACACGTTAAAACGTACGAGAATTATGAATATTGAATTGAATAATTTACCTGTGGGACAGTGGAGAGATTTATCGAAGAAAGAGAAACGACGTCTATTTTCAGACTTAAATTACGAACCACAAGATTGGTAA